One region of Lampris incognitus isolate fLamInc1 chromosome 4, fLamInc1.hap2, whole genome shotgun sequence genomic DNA includes:
- the tm2d3 gene encoding TM2 domain-containing protein 3 — MANICQIWRPDRGRYFKTHGIIILLFMDLLLQCVHGYLNSPHVGQDPPFTRDAQHGPVITSPVVPTTTSASPAAEESYTAKCPSGGLCSRLPADCIYCNYHHNCSYGKPASFTCKPRKGVHCIGESGQQLNNFSLSITCQFCWQLDPSQYRCSNSTSCMTVSCPRKRYNATCEVLDHVHCLGRRVFQKRLFCNWTGGYKWSTALALSITLGGFGADRFYLGQWREGLGKLFSFGGLGIWTLIDVLLIGVGYVGPADGSLYI; from the exons ATGGCTAACATATGTCAGATTTGGAGACCGGACCGAGGGCGATATTTTAAAACTCACGGAATTATTATCCTCTTGTTCATGGACCTGCTTTTGCAATGTGTTCATG GGTATCTGAATTCTCCCCATGTTGGTCAAGACCCTCCATTCACCAGAGATGCCCAGCACGGCCCTGTGATTACGAGCCCCGTGGTACCTACAACAACTTCCG CCTCCCCAGCAGCTGAAGAGAGCTATACCGCTAAATGTCCAAGTGGGGGTCTGTGCAGTCGGCTTCCAGCTGACTGCATTTATTGCAATTATCACCACAACTGCAGCTATGGCAAGCCAGCCTCCTTCACCTGCAAACCCAGGAAAGGGGTTCACTGCATT GGGGAATCTGGACAGCAGCTAAAtaacttctctctctccatcacctgTCAGTTCTGCTGGCAGCTGGACCCGTCCCAGTACAGGTGCTCCAACTCCACTAGCTGCATGACTGTCTCCTGTCCTCGCAAGCGCTACAATGCTACCTGTGAAGTGCTAGACCATGTGCATTGCTTAG GTAGAAGAGTTTTTCAGAAACGGTTATTCTGCAATTGGACTGGAGGATACAAATGGTCAACAGCACTGGCACTCAG CATTACACTTGGTGGTTTTGGGGCAGACCGGTTTTACTTGGGGCAGTGGCGAGAAGGCCTGGGCAAATTGTTCAGCTTCGGTGGCCTTGGTATCTGGACCCTGATCGATGTGCTTCTAATAGGAGTCGGTTATGTCGGGCCTGCAGATGGTTCTCTCTACATCTGA